From Deferrisoma camini S3R1, the proteins below share one genomic window:
- a CDS encoding sensor histidine kinase, with product MRLGITGKFVLLATGLVIATTGIWGSWIWQREKALLEERLAQKGRILLSSMAIPVIQALLYEEMGVIEEGGLLDSFIADIMGQDDLAPVYAMVLGPEGRVLAHNRYAEYGKLYRDPISQAALAAGGFVRQVTVCQGEPIWDLSYPLAIHGKSWGVLRVGISLAPLRSDLRTLERQILAFGSAFALGALVVFWLIGRGLARPLLELRAHAERVGGEGLPEVATSTRGDEIGDLERAFADMVHRLRASEAERERATRKLLENERLVAVGQIVAGVAHEVNNPLAAIEGALFQVERRCSGDGSRYAGVIREGLERIRRVVGQLVDLTRSGDISPEPTFLPEVYRSASLFAKMALKRKGVRLDTAGPVPEVEFFADRTKVHQVLLNLLVNAADAAGNGGTVCLEAGAGDRGVWFAVEDDGPGVPSEDADRIFDPFFTTKPPGKGSGMGLAISRRIAEGHGGTLTLERGRRLGGARFVLTLPRHGGREEG from the coding sequence GTGAGGCTGGGGATCACCGGCAAGTTCGTCCTCCTGGCCACGGGCCTGGTGATCGCGACCACCGGGATCTGGGGCTCGTGGATCTGGCAACGGGAGAAGGCCCTCCTGGAGGAGCGGCTCGCCCAGAAGGGCCGGATCCTCCTCTCGTCCATGGCGATCCCCGTGATCCAGGCCCTTCTCTACGAGGAGATGGGGGTGATCGAGGAAGGGGGGCTCCTGGACAGCTTCATCGCCGACATCATGGGACAAGACGACCTGGCGCCCGTGTACGCCATGGTGCTCGGGCCCGAGGGCCGGGTGCTCGCCCACAACCGCTATGCCGAGTACGGCAAGCTGTACCGCGACCCCATCAGCCAGGCCGCCCTGGCCGCTGGGGGGTTCGTGCGCCAGGTGACGGTGTGCCAGGGGGAGCCGATCTGGGACCTGTCCTACCCCCTGGCCATCCACGGCAAGTCCTGGGGGGTGCTGCGGGTCGGGATCTCGCTTGCTCCCCTGCGATCCGATCTCAGGACCCTCGAGAGGCAGATCCTGGCGTTCGGCTCGGCCTTCGCCCTGGGAGCCCTGGTGGTGTTCTGGCTCATCGGACGCGGCCTGGCCCGTCCCCTGCTCGAGCTCCGGGCCCACGCGGAGCGGGTGGGGGGGGAGGGGCTCCCCGAGGTGGCGACCTCGACCCGCGGGGACGAGATCGGGGATCTGGAGCGGGCCTTCGCCGACATGGTCCACAGGCTGCGGGCGAGCGAGGCCGAGCGGGAGCGGGCGACCCGCAAGCTTCTCGAAAACGAGCGGCTGGTGGCCGTCGGGCAGATCGTGGCCGGCGTGGCCCACGAGGTCAACAACCCCCTGGCGGCCATCGAGGGCGCCCTCTTCCAGGTGGAGCGGCGCTGCAGCGGCGACGGCAGCCGGTACGCAGGCGTGATCCGTGAGGGCCTCGAGCGCATCCGGCGGGTGGTGGGCCAGCTCGTGGACCTGACCCGCTCCGGCGACATCTCGCCCGAGCCGACCTTCCTGCCCGAGGTGTACCGGAGCGCGAGCCTGTTCGCCAAGATGGCCCTCAAGAGAAAGGGGGTGCGGCTCGACACGGCCGGGCCGGTGCCGGAGGTGGAGTTCTTCGCCGACCGTACGAAGGTTCATCAGGTGCTCCTGAACCTTCTCGTAAACGCGGCCGATGCCGCGGGAAACGGCGGAACGGTGTGCTTGGAGGCCGGGGCTGGGGACCGTGGGGTGTGGTTCGCGGTGGAGGACGACGGCCCCGGCGTGCCCTCCGAGGACGCGGACAGGATCTTCGACCCGTTCTTCACCACGAAGCCCCCGGGCAAGGGGAGCGGCATGGGGCTTGCGATCTCCCGCCGGATCGCCGAGGGCCACGGCGGCACCCTGACCCTGGAGCGGGGCCGGCGTCTCGGCGGCGCCCGGTTCGTGTTGACCCTGCCCCGTCACGGCGGCCGAGAGGAGGGGTAG
- a CDS encoding sigma-54-dependent transcriptional regulator: MEPRILLVEDDPLYAGMLFEALTQAGYKVEHADTVASAVACLELESFAVAILDVRLPDGDGLDLLRTLLELQPGCSALVMTGHASVESAVDAMKIGAADYLPKPFPTEVILLKLKRLLRARRLEEELEGLRARASDTRFVGQSPRVRRLLSTVRSVAPKNANVLIQGESGTGKELIAEMLHRLSPRAEGPFVRVNCGAIPESLLESELFGHERGAFTGADRRRRGMLEQAHGGTLFLDEVGEIPPAMQVKLLRALQERRIRRIGGESEIEVDFRLVAATNRDVEDLVRGGEMREDFYFRIAVIPLEVPPLRDRPGDIPLLAQHFVARLSRIHGTEPVRLSPEALDLLAEYPWPGNVRELENVIERLQVLTPGDTITPRHLPPEVRRVRPATGTVYEVVSTRLTLREAVHRFERRFIEQVLAEEGGNRTAAAARLGISRKNLWEKLGGGSVTGR; this comes from the coding sequence GTGGAACCCCGAATCCTCCTGGTGGAGGACGACCCCCTGTACGCCGGGATGCTCTTCGAGGCACTGACCCAGGCGGGCTACAAGGTCGAGCACGCCGACACCGTGGCCTCGGCCGTGGCCTGCCTGGAGCTGGAGTCGTTCGCTGTGGCGATCCTGGACGTGCGGCTGCCCGACGGCGACGGGCTCGACCTCCTCCGAACCCTGCTCGAGCTCCAGCCCGGGTGCTCGGCCCTGGTGATGACCGGCCACGCTTCGGTGGAGTCGGCCGTGGATGCCATGAAGATCGGGGCGGCAGACTACCTGCCCAAACCGTTCCCCACCGAGGTCATCCTCCTGAAGCTGAAACGCCTGCTCCGGGCCCGGCGGCTGGAAGAGGAGCTCGAGGGCCTCCGAGCGCGGGCGTCCGACACGCGGTTCGTGGGCCAGAGCCCCAGGGTGCGCCGCCTGCTGAGCACCGTTCGATCGGTGGCGCCCAAGAACGCCAACGTGCTGATCCAGGGGGAGAGCGGCACCGGCAAGGAGCTCATCGCCGAGATGCTCCACCGCCTGAGCCCCCGGGCGGAGGGACCGTTCGTGCGGGTCAACTGCGGGGCCATCCCCGAAAGCCTCCTGGAGTCGGAGCTGTTCGGCCACGAGCGGGGCGCCTTCACCGGCGCCGACCGCCGGCGCAGGGGCATGCTCGAGCAGGCCCACGGCGGCACGTTGTTCCTGGACGAGGTGGGCGAGATCCCGCCGGCCATGCAGGTAAAGCTCTTAAGGGCCCTCCAGGAGCGCCGGATCCGACGGATCGGGGGGGAGAGCGAGATCGAGGTGGACTTCCGCCTCGTGGCCGCCACCAATCGAGACGTGGAGGATCTGGTCCGGGGGGGCGAGATGCGCGAGGACTTCTACTTTCGGATCGCCGTGATTCCCCTGGAAGTGCCCCCCCTGCGGGACCGGCCGGGGGACATCCCCCTCCTGGCCCAGCACTTCGTCGCGAGGCTCAGCCGCATTCATGGGACCGAGCCCGTGCGTCTGAGCCCCGAAGCGCTGGATCTCCTGGCCGAGTACCCGTGGCCCGGCAACGTACGGGAGCTGGAGAACGTGATCGAGCGGCTGCAGGTGCTCACCCCCGGCGACACGATCACCCCCCGCCATCTTCCCCCCGAGGTGCGCCGGGTGCGGCCCGCAACGGGCACGGTGTACGAAGTGGTGTCCACCCGGCTCACCCTGCGGGAGGCGGTGCATCGGTTCGAGCGCCGCTTCATCGAGCAGGTGCTGGCCGAGGAGGGAGGCAACCGCACCGCGGCCGCGGCCCGGCTCGGGATCTCCCGCAAGAATCTCTGGGAGAAGCTGGGGGGTGGGAGCGTTACCGGTAGGTAA
- a CDS encoding 4Fe-4S dicluster domain-containing protein has translation MADMALLEQMRQDVLRALKKPPEERRWAMIVDIRKCVGCHACTVACKSENKTPPDVEYRIVREAEDGAYPNVQHYFMPVLCMQCENPPCVKACRDGAIFKRPDGVVQVDYSRCNGCSKPSACPYGVLHKDDGRYYTEGTPRLEPYETAPTFEYGERQSRKNGAAPIGRCRKCHYCLHRLEAGMLPACVTTCIGQANYFGDLSDPDSVVAKVAGGQHIYLFGTSYKTGPTTRYVSWGPGEDTCGACHD, from the coding sequence ATGGCGGACATGGCGTTGCTCGAACAGATGCGGCAGGACGTCCTGCGGGCCCTGAAAAAGCCGCCGGAGGAGAGGCGGTGGGCCATGATCGTGGACATTCGAAAGTGCGTGGGGTGTCACGCGTGCACAGTGGCGTGCAAGTCGGAGAACAAGACCCCCCCCGACGTGGAGTACCGCATCGTGCGCGAAGCGGAGGACGGGGCGTACCCCAACGTGCAGCACTACTTCATGCCGGTGCTGTGCATGCAGTGCGAGAACCCGCCGTGCGTGAAGGCCTGCCGGGACGGCGCGATCTTCAAGCGGCCGGACGGCGTGGTGCAGGTGGACTACAGCCGGTGCAACGGGTGCTCGAAGCCCTCGGCCTGCCCCTACGGGGTGCTCCACAAGGACGACGGCCGGTACTACACGGAGGGCACCCCCCGGCTGGAGCCTTACGAGACGGCCCCCACCTTCGAGTACGGGGAGCGGCAGTCGAGGAAGAACGGGGCCGCTCCCATCGGACGGTGCCGGAAGTGCCACTACTGCCTCCACCGCCTGGAGGCCGGCATGCTTCCGGCGTGCGTGACCACCTGCATCGGCCAGGCGAACTACTTCGGCGACCTGTCGGACCCGGACAGCGTGGTGGCGAAGGTGGCAGGGGGGCAGCACATCTACCTGTTCGGCACCTCGTACAAGACCGGCCCGACCACCCGCTACGTGAGCTGGGGGCCGGGCGAGGACACCTGCGGCGCGTGCCACGACTGA
- a CDS encoding molybdopterin-dependent oxidoreductase, whose protein sequence is MDRKQIAENAQVVDEKGVSRRGFLKCGAFLGGSAILASKLGWAVDLVRRAEAGQLKPGEELELARAENVLYSVCLQCHTACTIQGRILDGVLVKIGGNPYSPMNLLPQLPYATSPFDAARVEARLCPKGQAGIQSLYDPYRIVKVLKRAGKRGENKWRVIPFHQAVDEIVNGGYLFSDVPGEERRYVKGLRETYALRDAKLAKAMAADAKAVAKKKMTVAEFKKRYADHLDLLIDPDHPDLGPKNNRFVFMAGRIEHGRKEFAKRWLKDSFGSVNWYEHTTICEQSHHIAYNEMTRAWKKGKWGKGKHHMKPDALNSRYILFFGTGAFEANFGPTNMAEKITEGIASGRLKIAVADPRFSKTAAKASKWLPLKPGTDAALAFGMIRWILDSKRYDERYLRSANKAAAHEAGETTWTNATWLVKIGEDGPGALLRADEAGVGDKDEFVVAVDGKLAAVAPNSGKDPVVGDLYHEGEVNGVRVKSVFQLLTERASARSVAEWAEECGLPASDVEAVAKEFTSYGKQAVAELYRGPVQHTNGYYNGQAIITLNLLVGNPDWKGGLQKGGGHWHEDGSKKDQPFNLKKLYASKLKSFGVTLTREKHRYEESTLFEGYPAKRCWYPFTGNVYQEIIPSAGMGYPYSIDALFLHKGTPAFSAPAGDKNIQILQDLERVPLLFACDIVIGETSMYADYLFPDTAIWERWGTPHITPDVVTAVSKVRQPLVNPLTEEVYVYGERQHVGMEAIMLAIAERLDLPNFGEDAFGPGQPLKRVDDWFVRMVANLAKGDKPGTEVPDASAEEIELFYKARRHLPAHVFDPDRWKAIVGEKLWPKVVYVLNRGGRFEDFERAYKGDKVRHQYKGQFNLYAEHVALAKHPGTGKRFSGLPVYEPVKDFHGRPVDDPGYPLHLITYKEIVGGQSRTPGNYWSQGLMLPENYILMNSRDAEALGLKNGDRARIVSVSNSDGVWNLRNGQKVPIAGKVKVAEGIRPGVVAVSWHSGHWAYGASDQMVDGQTVRGDRRRAKGLCPNAAMRVDPVLGDMCLTDPIGGSSSFYDTKVKVIPA, encoded by the coding sequence ATGGATCGGAAACAGATCGCGGAGAACGCCCAGGTGGTGGACGAGAAAGGCGTAAGCCGCCGGGGCTTCCTGAAGTGCGGTGCGTTCCTGGGTGGCTCGGCCATCCTGGCCTCGAAGCTGGGCTGGGCCGTGGACCTGGTGCGCCGGGCCGAGGCCGGCCAGCTCAAGCCCGGCGAGGAGCTGGAGCTGGCCCGGGCCGAAAACGTGCTCTACTCCGTGTGCCTGCAGTGCCACACGGCCTGTACGATCCAGGGCCGGATCCTGGACGGGGTGCTCGTGAAGATCGGCGGGAACCCGTACAGCCCCATGAACCTGCTGCCCCAGCTTCCCTACGCGACGAGCCCTTTCGACGCGGCCCGGGTCGAGGCGCGGCTGTGCCCCAAGGGCCAGGCCGGAATCCAGTCCCTTTATGATCCCTACCGCATCGTCAAGGTGCTCAAGCGGGCCGGGAAGCGCGGGGAGAACAAGTGGCGGGTCATCCCGTTCCACCAGGCCGTGGACGAGATCGTCAACGGCGGCTACCTGTTCTCCGACGTTCCCGGCGAGGAGCGCCGGTACGTGAAGGGGTTGAGGGAGACCTACGCCCTGCGCGACGCCAAGCTGGCCAAGGCCATGGCTGCCGACGCCAAGGCCGTGGCGAAGAAGAAGATGACCGTTGCGGAGTTCAAAAAGAGGTACGCCGACCACCTGGACCTCCTGATCGACCCGGATCACCCGGACCTGGGCCCGAAGAACAACCGGTTCGTGTTCATGGCCGGCCGGATCGAGCACGGCCGCAAGGAGTTCGCGAAGCGCTGGCTCAAGGACAGCTTCGGCAGTGTGAACTGGTACGAGCACACCACGATCTGCGAGCAGAGCCACCACATCGCCTACAACGAGATGACGAGGGCGTGGAAGAAGGGGAAATGGGGCAAGGGCAAGCACCACATGAAGCCCGACGCCTTGAACTCCCGGTACATCCTGTTCTTCGGCACGGGTGCGTTCGAGGCGAACTTTGGTCCCACGAACATGGCCGAGAAGATCACCGAGGGCATCGCCTCGGGCCGGCTCAAGATCGCGGTGGCCGACCCGCGGTTCTCCAAGACCGCGGCCAAGGCGTCGAAGTGGCTGCCCCTCAAACCCGGCACCGACGCGGCCCTGGCGTTCGGCATGATCCGCTGGATCCTCGACAGCAAGCGCTACGACGAGCGCTACCTGCGCTCCGCCAACAAGGCCGCCGCCCACGAGGCCGGCGAGACCACCTGGACCAACGCCACCTGGCTGGTGAAGATCGGAGAGGACGGCCCCGGGGCCCTGCTGCGGGCCGACGAGGCCGGCGTAGGCGACAAGGACGAGTTCGTGGTGGCGGTGGACGGCAAGCTGGCCGCCGTCGCCCCCAACAGCGGCAAGGACCCCGTGGTGGGCGACCTCTACCACGAGGGCGAGGTGAACGGCGTGAGGGTCAAGAGCGTGTTCCAGCTCCTGACCGAGCGGGCGAGCGCGCGCTCCGTGGCCGAGTGGGCCGAGGAGTGCGGGCTCCCGGCGTCGGACGTGGAGGCCGTGGCCAAGGAGTTCACCTCCTACGGCAAGCAGGCCGTGGCCGAGCTCTACCGCGGGCCCGTGCAGCACACCAACGGCTACTACAACGGCCAGGCCATCATCACCCTGAACCTGCTGGTGGGGAACCCCGACTGGAAGGGCGGGCTCCAGAAGGGCGGGGGCCACTGGCACGAGGACGGCAGCAAGAAGGACCAGCCGTTCAACCTGAAGAAGCTCTATGCTTCCAAGCTCAAGAGCTTCGGGGTCACCTTGACCCGGGAGAAGCACCGGTACGAGGAGTCCACCCTGTTCGAGGGCTATCCGGCCAAGCGCTGCTGGTACCCGTTCACGGGGAACGTGTACCAGGAGATCATCCCCTCGGCCGGCATGGGGTACCCCTACTCGATCGATGCTCTGTTCCTCCACAAGGGAACCCCTGCGTTCTCCGCACCGGCGGGCGACAAGAACATCCAGATCCTCCAGGACCTGGAGAGGGTGCCCCTGCTGTTCGCGTGCGACATCGTGATCGGCGAGACCTCCATGTACGCCGACTACCTGTTCCCCGACACAGCGATCTGGGAGCGCTGGGGAACCCCCCACATCACGCCCGACGTGGTGACCGCGGTGAGCAAGGTGCGCCAGCCCCTGGTGAACCCGCTGACCGAAGAGGTTTACGTGTACGGGGAGCGCCAGCACGTGGGCATGGAAGCCATCATGCTGGCGATCGCCGAGCGGCTGGATCTGCCGAACTTCGGCGAGGACGCTTTCGGCCCCGGCCAGCCCCTGAAGCGCGTGGACGACTGGTTCGTCCGGATGGTGGCCAACCTGGCCAAGGGCGACAAGCCCGGCACCGAGGTGCCGGATGCCTCGGCCGAGGAGATCGAGCTCTTCTACAAGGCCCGCCGGCATCTTCCGGCCCACGTGTTCGACCCGGACCGGTGGAAGGCGATCGTCGGAGAGAAGCTGTGGCCCAAGGTGGTGTACGTGCTGAACCGGGGCGGCCGGTTCGAGGACTTCGAGCGTGCCTACAAGGGCGACAAGGTGCGCCACCAGTACAAGGGCCAGTTCAACCTGTACGCCGAACACGTCGCGCTCGCCAAGCACCCGGGAACCGGCAAGCGGTTCTCGGGGCTTCCGGTGTACGAGCCGGTCAAGGACTTCCACGGCCGCCCCGTGGACGACCCCGGCTATCCGCTGCACCTCATCACCTACAAGGAGATCGTCGGCGGTCAGTCCCGCACGCCGGGCAACTACTGGAGCCAGGGGCTGATGCTGCCCGAGAACTACATCCTCATGAACTCCCGGGACGCCGAGGCCTTGGGGCTCAAGAACGGGGATCGCGCCCGGATCGTGTCGGTCTCCAACTCCGACGGTGTCTGGAACCTGCGAAACGGCCAAAAGGTGCCGATCGCGGGCAAGGTCAAGGTGGCCGAGGGCATCCGGCCGGGCGTGGTGGCGGTGAGCTGGCACTCGGGCCACTGGGCGTACGGGGCTTCGGACCAGATGGTGGACGGGCAGACGGTTCGGGGCGACCGCCGCCGGGCCAAGGGCCTGTGCCCCAACGCGGCCATGCGGGTCGACCCGGTCCTGGGCGACATGTGCCTCACCGACCCGATCGGCGGCTCCTCGTCGTTCTACGACACCAAGGTCAAAGTGATCCCAGCATGA
- the mobB gene encoding molybdopterin-guanine dinucleotide biosynthesis protein B has protein sequence MRDIRTALVMVDAGDERWSWELQGEPLVHRVHRILEAFFDEVLLVTPEPGPFQAMGYKTLADERPDAGLLGAIATGLKHIPSHYAAVVGADMPFLHPRVLRHLYTLRSGWDVVVPRGPRGFEPLCAVYSKACVAPMEERIARGNLKVLDFISDVRTRIVNGEDLLALDPQGLTFRNVSSRTDLDECRLYLARLRGYGPPAVSFVAKSGTGKTTLLEKVIAELTRRGYRVGTIKHDAHRFEIDHEGKDSWRLTRAGASPMVISSAEKLAMVHPNARGEMTLEEIIYRFMTEADIVLTEGYKTGGLPKIEVHRSARSPELLCAAPDGTLRDHRLIAVVSDHPWNLPVPVLPLDHPGPVCDFLEERYLAGA, from the coding sequence ATGCGTGACATCCGTACGGCGCTGGTGATGGTGGATGCAGGAGACGAGCGCTGGAGCTGGGAGCTCCAGGGGGAGCCGCTGGTACACCGGGTGCACCGCATCCTGGAAGCGTTCTTCGACGAGGTGCTCCTGGTGACCCCCGAGCCGGGGCCGTTCCAGGCCATGGGGTACAAGACCCTGGCCGACGAACGCCCCGACGCCGGGCTTCTGGGTGCCATCGCAACCGGCCTCAAGCACATCCCCAGCCACTACGCGGCCGTGGTCGGTGCGGACATGCCGTTTCTGCACCCGAGGGTGCTCCGACACCTCTACACCCTGAGGAGTGGCTGGGACGTGGTGGTGCCCCGAGGCCCCCGGGGGTTCGAGCCCCTGTGCGCCGTGTACTCCAAGGCCTGCGTCGCGCCCATGGAGGAGCGGATCGCACGGGGGAACCTGAAGGTCCTGGACTTCATCAGCGACGTTCGGACCCGCATCGTCAACGGCGAGGACCTCCTGGCCCTGGACCCGCAGGGGCTCACGTTCCGCAACGTGAGCAGCCGCACGGATCTGGACGAGTGCCGGCTGTACCTGGCGCGGCTGCGCGGGTACGGGCCACCCGCCGTGTCGTTCGTGGCCAAGTCGGGCACGGGGAAGACGACGCTGCTCGAAAAGGTGATCGCGGAGCTCACCCGGCGGGGTTACCGGGTGGGCACCATCAAGCACGACGCCCACCGGTTCGAGATCGACCACGAGGGAAAGGACTCGTGGCGGCTCACACGGGCCGGGGCGAGCCCCATGGTGATCTCGTCGGCGGAGAAGCTGGCCATGGTCCACCCCAACGCCCGGGGTGAGATGACCCTCGAGGAGATCATCTACCGGTTCATGACCGAGGCGGACATCGTGCTCACCGAGGGCTACAAGACCGGGGGCCTGCCGAAGATCGAGGTCCACCGCTCGGCCCGGAGCCCGGAGCTCCTGTGCGCCGCCCCCGACGGAACGCTGCGGGACCACCGGCTGATCGCCGTGGTGAGCGACCACCCCTGGAACCTGCCGGTGCCGGTCCTGCCTCTCGACCACCCCGGACCGGTGTGCGACTTCCTGGAGGAGCGCTACCTGGCCGGGGCGTGA
- the katG gene encoding catalase/peroxidase HPI — MNPDSKCPVTGARRKPTTLGGQSVRDWWPDQLNLKILHQNCPRSHPLGEDFSYAEAFAQLDLEAVKKDLHALMTDSQDWWPADYGHYGPLFIRLAWHSAGTYRISDGRGGGSTGNQRLAPVNSWPDNVNLDKARRLLWPIKKKYGNRISWADLMILAGNVALESMGFKTFGFGGGRVDIWEPEEDVYWGPEEEWLGDERHAGERELERPLAATQMGLIYVNPEGPNGEPNALAAARDIRKAFARMGMNDEETVALIVGGHTFGKCHGAADPERYLGPEPEAAPLEEQGLGWKNRFGTGKGADTITSGLEGAWTPTPTRWDNTFLHTLFRYDWNLEKSPAGAYQWVPTDPAAADAVPDAHDPSKRHAPIMLTTDLALRMDPVYGPIARRFLEHPEELADAFARAWFKLTHRDLGPRSRYLGPEVPEEELIWQDPVPPVDHALVDPQDVAGLKARILASGLSVSDLVYTAWSSAATFRGSDKRGGANGARIRLAPQKDWEVNQPSRLARVLEALETIRGEFNASATGGKKISLADLIVLGGCAAVEQAARNAGYDIEVPFAPGRTDASQEQTDVQAFSVLEPVADGFRNYVKAGCRERPEELLLDRAQLLTLTAPEMAVLVGGMRVLNANFDRSAHGVFTRRPEALTNDFFVNLLDMGIEWVPTSEERALFEGRDRTTGEVVWTGTRVDLVLGSNSQLRAIAEFYAQDDSRERFVHDFVAAWTKVMNLDRFDLMWW; from the coding sequence ATGAACCCAGACAGCAAGTGCCCGGTGACCGGGGCACGTCGCAAGCCCACCACCCTCGGCGGCCAGTCCGTTCGGGACTGGTGGCCGGACCAGCTGAATCTCAAGATCCTTCACCAGAACTGTCCCAGGAGCCACCCCCTTGGGGAGGACTTCAGCTACGCCGAGGCGTTCGCCCAGCTGGACTTGGAGGCCGTGAAGAAGGACCTCCACGCCCTGATGACCGACTCCCAGGACTGGTGGCCCGCGGACTACGGCCACTACGGTCCACTCTTCATCCGTCTGGCCTGGCACAGCGCCGGCACGTACCGGATCAGCGACGGCCGGGGGGGCGGTTCCACGGGTAACCAGCGGCTCGCGCCGGTCAACAGCTGGCCCGACAACGTGAACCTGGACAAGGCGCGCCGGCTGCTGTGGCCGATCAAGAAGAAGTACGGCAACAGGATCTCCTGGGCCGACCTGATGATCCTGGCGGGAAACGTCGCCCTGGAGTCGATGGGGTTCAAGACCTTTGGGTTCGGCGGCGGGCGGGTGGACATCTGGGAGCCCGAGGAGGACGTGTACTGGGGGCCCGAAGAGGAGTGGCTCGGCGACGAGCGCCACGCCGGGGAGCGGGAGCTCGAAAGGCCCCTGGCCGCCACCCAGATGGGCCTGATCTACGTGAACCCCGAAGGGCCCAACGGCGAGCCGAACGCCCTCGCGGCGGCCCGGGACATCCGGAAGGCCTTCGCCCGCATGGGGATGAACGACGAGGAGACGGTGGCGCTGATCGTCGGAGGCCACACCTTCGGCAAGTGCCACGGCGCGGCCGACCCCGAGCGCTACCTCGGCCCGGAGCCGGAGGCCGCCCCCCTCGAGGAGCAGGGGCTGGGGTGGAAGAACCGCTTCGGCACGGGCAAGGGCGCCGACACCATCACCAGCGGCCTGGAGGGGGCCTGGACCCCCACGCCCACCCGGTGGGACAACACCTTCCTACACACCCTGTTCCGGTACGACTGGAACCTGGAGAAGAGCCCGGCCGGCGCCTACCAGTGGGTCCCCACCGACCCGGCCGCGGCGGACGCCGTGCCGGACGCCCACGATCCGTCCAAGCGCCACGCGCCCATCATGCTGACCACCGACCTGGCGCTCCGGATGGACCCGGTCTACGGCCCGATCGCCCGCCGGTTCCTGGAGCACCCCGAGGAGCTGGCCGACGCCTTTGCCCGGGCCTGGTTCAAACTCACCCACCGGGACCTGGGACCTCGCTCCCGGTATCTGGGCCCGGAGGTGCCGGAGGAGGAGCTCATCTGGCAGGACCCGGTTCCCCCGGTGGACCACGCGCTGGTGGATCCCCAGGACGTGGCCGGGCTCAAGGCTAGGATCCTCGCATCGGGGCTGTCCGTTTCAGACCTGGTGTACACCGCGTGGTCCTCGGCCGCGACCTTCCGAGGGTCGGACAAGCGCGGGGGTGCGAACGGGGCGCGGATCCGCCTTGCGCCCCAGAAGGACTGGGAGGTCAACCAGCCGTCCCGGCTGGCGAGGGTGTTGGAGGCCCTGGAGACGATCCGGGGGGAGTTCAACGCCTCCGCAACCGGCGGCAAGAAGATCTCGCTGGCCGACCTGATCGTGCTGGGCGGGTGCGCCGCGGTCGAGCAGGCGGCCCGGAACGCGGGATACGACATCGAGGTCCCCTTCGCTCCGGGGCGCACGGACGCCTCCCAGGAGCAGACCGACGTGCAGGCCTTCTCGGTGCTCGAGCCCGTGGCGGACGGGTTCCGCAACTACGTCAAGGCCGGCTGCCGGGAGCGGCCGGAGGAGCTGCTCCTGGACCGGGCCCAGCTGCTGACGCTGACCGCACCCGAGATGGCCGTTCTCGTGGGGGGGATGCGCGTGCTGAACGCCAATTTCGACCGCTCCGCCCACGGGGTGTTCACCCGCCGGCCCGAGGCCCTCACGAACGACTTCTTCGTGAACCTGCTGGACATGGGCATCGAGTGGGTTCCCACCTCCGAGGAGCGAGCCCTGTTCGAGGGCCGTGACCGGACGACCGGAGAGGTCGTGTGGACCGGCACCCGGGTGGACCTCGTGCTCGGCTCCAACTCCCAGCTTCGCGCGATCGCCGAGTTCTACGCCCAGGACGACAGCCGGGAGAGGTTCGTTCACGACTTCGTTGCCGCCTGGACCAAGGTGATGAACCTGGACCGGTTCGACCTCATGTGGTGGTGA